The genomic window CCTTTCTATTTGGTTTTTCTAAGAAAAGAATATTAGATAACTCATCTAACCCTACTTTTCCATGAACATCAGTAGCTGTAGTAAAAATTGTTTTTCCATTTATGTTATTTGCTATTAGTTTAGAAAAATAATTTCCTCTACCTAAATGGTTTGATAATATGGGGATAAATTCTTTTTTTTCATTACAGACAATAACAAATGAATCAGTGAATTTATCATTCTTAATTTTATCAATATATTTCCTTAAAACAATTCCAATAGCTGAAATGAAAATATATCCCTCATCACCTTCATCAATAGAAAAGTTTTTTATATGAAAAATTTTAGAATTATATTTATAATGATCTAAGATACATTTTATTTTCTCAGCAAGCTTTTTACCACTTTCTGTTATGTATATAATCTTTATCATCTTTCCACTTTGGTGAAATTATGGATTTCTACTTCTTAGCTATGATAGGGATTTTAATATTAGTAGCTATATTAATAATAAAATTAACATTAAAAATTATTAGATACCTTGCCATCAATACAGCTATTGGGATAATATTAATATTTATCTTAAAATTTTTAGGAATAAATATAAAATTGAATTTGATAAATCTTCTAATAATAGCTATTGGTGGTGTTGTAGGGGTTTTTATACTTTTAATATTACACTTTCTCCATATCTAACTTATAAGCTTCAGAAGCCCAATAGTCTAAAATATCCCTTATAGCTTTTTTTGTCTTTCTTTTTTTTATTTTAGCAAGATTTTTTAAAGTTTTTATAGTAGCCTCAATTTCTCTTTCATCTGAAAGTATTGCCTTATTTATTAACTGAATTGCTTTAATATCAATTTCATCCATATTATCACCTTTTAATAAAAATTTATTTATTTGTAATAATAATATAAACTTTTCTATTTAAAAATAAATTGAGTTATATTAAAAATTTTTTGATTTAATTTTTAAATAATACTATACAAAAAAATAGATTGGTGAAAATGTGGATAGCTTTGACATAATGAAGGCATCACAAATAGCCTGCTGTTTGGAAGTTAGCTCTTTAAAACCTGGAAA from Methanocaldococcus villosus KIN24-T80 includes these protein-coding regions:
- a CDS encoding pro-sigmaK processing inhibitor BofA family protein — protein: MDFYFLAMIGILILVAILIIKLTLKIIRYLAINTAIGIILIFILKFLGINIKLNLINLLIIAIGGVVGVFILLILHFLHI